In Hyphomicrobium denitrificans 1NES1, one DNA window encodes the following:
- a CDS encoding valine--tRNA ligase has protein sequence MLEKTFRPAEIEPRINSEWDKAEAFKAGRFVSGGKNASYSIVIPPPNVTGSLHMGHALNNTLQDILVRFERMRGRDVLWQPGTDHAGIATQMVVERQLAAEKQPSRRELGREEFLKRIWAWKEESGGTIINQLKRLGASCDWSRERFTMDEGLSKAVVKVFVQLYNEGLIYKDKRLVNWDPKFQTAISDLEVVQVEARGKFSWSKDIGEPFDAAALAKVLAKDPSGHMYHFRYPLAKKVPGYDKDYIVVATTRPETMLGDTGVAVHPEDERYAALIKAGAKVKLPLVGREIPVVADEYSDPEKGTGAVKITPAHDFNDFEVGKRHNLSQINVLDAYGKMVEDVPKTYRGLDRFEARKKVVSDIDALGLLEKIEPTSHTVPHGDRSGVVVEPWLTDQWYVNAAELAKPAMAAVEDGKTVFVPKNWEKTYFEWMRNIQPWCISRQLWWGHQIPAWYGPDGKYFVAATEEEAQALAREYYSSPSPRGRGEGWGEGQPSSSTQAAAPHPSPLPVEGTGRGDRITLKRDEDVLDTWFSSALWPFSTLGWPDETPELGRYYPTSVLVTGFDIIFFWVARMMMMGLHFMDEVPFRDVYIHALVRDEKGQKMSKSKGNVMDPLVLIDEFGADALRFTLAAMAAQGRDIKLAKSRVEGYRNFATKLWNASRFAEMNECVRQRDFDPKSATQIFNKWIIGEAEQTAKAVTGALEAYKFNEAAAAIYEFVWGEFCDWYLELIKPLLAGDDEDAKAETRAVTAWTLDQILKMLHPFMPFITEELWAHMVEHGVKRDDLLALSQWPALDGLVEREAVDEVNWVVSLISEVRSVRTEMSVPAGAKVPLVVVGADEALRARVHRNDETLKRLARLDGIDFADVAPKGAALIVAGETTAALPLVGIIDMAAEKRRLAKEIEKADGDLKKMEAKLSNPQFMERAKEEAIEEAKERKAELEAEIKRFSAALKRLEDAA, from the coding sequence ATGCTTGAAAAAACGTTCCGCCCGGCCGAAATCGAGCCGCGCATCAATTCCGAATGGGACAAGGCTGAAGCGTTCAAGGCCGGCCGTTTCGTCTCGGGAGGAAAGAACGCTTCCTATTCCATCGTGATCCCGCCGCCGAACGTGACGGGATCGCTTCATATGGGGCACGCTCTCAACAATACGCTGCAGGACATCCTCGTGCGTTTCGAGCGCATGCGGGGCCGCGACGTCCTTTGGCAGCCCGGTACCGACCACGCCGGCATCGCGACGCAGATGGTCGTCGAGCGCCAGCTCGCCGCGGAGAAGCAGCCGTCGCGCCGCGAGCTTGGCCGCGAAGAATTCCTGAAGCGCATCTGGGCGTGGAAGGAGGAATCGGGCGGCACGATCATCAATCAGTTGAAGCGCCTCGGCGCATCGTGCGACTGGTCGCGCGAACGCTTCACGATGGACGAAGGCTTATCGAAAGCGGTCGTGAAGGTCTTTGTGCAGCTCTACAACGAGGGGCTGATCTACAAGGACAAGCGCCTCGTCAACTGGGACCCGAAATTCCAGACGGCGATTTCGGACCTCGAAGTCGTGCAGGTCGAGGCGCGCGGAAAGTTTTCCTGGTCGAAGGATATCGGTGAGCCGTTCGATGCAGCGGCGCTGGCGAAAGTGCTCGCGAAAGATCCAAGCGGGCACATGTACCATTTCCGCTATCCGTTGGCGAAGAAGGTGCCCGGCTACGACAAAGATTACATCGTCGTCGCGACGACGCGGCCCGAGACGATGCTCGGCGATACGGGCGTTGCGGTACATCCGGAAGACGAACGCTATGCGGCGCTGATCAAGGCGGGCGCCAAGGTAAAGCTGCCGCTCGTCGGGCGAGAGATTCCGGTCGTCGCGGATGAGTACTCCGATCCCGAGAAGGGAACGGGTGCGGTAAAGATCACGCCGGCGCACGACTTCAACGACTTCGAGGTCGGCAAGCGGCACAATCTTTCGCAGATCAACGTCCTCGACGCCTATGGCAAAATGGTCGAGGACGTTCCGAAAACTTATCGGGGGCTCGATCGCTTCGAGGCGCGAAAGAAAGTTGTTTCGGACATCGATGCGCTGGGCCTGCTCGAAAAGATCGAGCCGACGAGCCACACCGTTCCGCATGGTGACCGCTCAGGCGTCGTCGTCGAGCCGTGGCTGACCGATCAATGGTACGTCAACGCCGCCGAACTTGCGAAACCCGCGATGGCTGCCGTCGAGGACGGCAAGACTGTCTTTGTCCCGAAGAACTGGGAGAAGACCTACTTCGAGTGGATGCGGAACATCCAGCCGTGGTGCATCTCGCGCCAGCTGTGGTGGGGCCATCAGATTCCGGCGTGGTACGGGCCAGACGGAAAATACTTTGTCGCCGCGACCGAGGAAGAAGCGCAGGCGCTGGCGCGGGAGTATTATTCTTCTCCCTCTCCCCGCGGGCGGGGAGAGGGTTGGGGTGAGGGGCAGCCTTCATCGTCTACGCAAGCCGCCGCCCCTCACCCTAGCCCTCTCCCCGTTGAAGGAACGGGGAGAGGGGATCGCATTACGCTGAAGCGGGACGAGGACGTGCTCGACACGTGGTTCTCCTCGGCGCTGTGGCCATTCTCGACGCTCGGCTGGCCGGATGAGACGCCGGAGCTTGGCCGCTACTATCCGACGAGCGTGCTCGTCACCGGCTTCGACATCATCTTCTTCTGGGTCGCCCGCATGATGATGATGGGCCTCCACTTCATGGACGAAGTGCCGTTCAGGGACGTCTACATCCATGCCCTCGTCCGCGACGAGAAGGGGCAAAAGATGTCGAAGTCGAAGGGCAACGTCATGGACCCGCTCGTCCTGATCGACGAGTTCGGAGCCGATGCGTTGCGCTTCACGCTTGCCGCGATGGCGGCGCAGGGCCGCGACATCAAGCTCGCGAAATCGCGCGTCGAAGGCTATCGCAATTTCGCAACGAAACTCTGGAATGCCTCGCGCTTCGCCGAGATGAACGAGTGCGTGCGGCAGCGCGATTTCGATCCGAAATCCGCGACGCAAATTTTCAACAAATGGATCATCGGCGAAGCTGAGCAGACGGCGAAGGCCGTCACCGGCGCGCTCGAAGCCTATAAATTCAACGAAGCGGCGGCTGCGATCTACGAGTTCGTCTGGGGCGAGTTCTGCGATTGGTATCTCGAACTGATCAAGCCGCTGCTCGCGGGCGACGATGAAGATGCGAAAGCCGAGACGCGCGCCGTGACGGCGTGGACGCTCGATCAGATCCTGAAGATGCTGCATCCGTTCATGCCGTTCATCACGGAAGAGCTTTGGGCGCATATGGTGGAGCACGGCGTCAAGCGCGACGATCTTCTGGCGCTCAGCCAGTGGCCGGCGCTCGACGGACTCGTCGAACGCGAAGCGGTAGATGAGGTGAACTGGGTCGTATCGCTCATTTCGGAAGTGCGATCGGTCAGAACCGAGATGAGTGTCCCGGCCGGCGCGAAGGTGCCGCTCGTCGTGGTCGGCGCGGACGAAGCCCTGCGCGCGCGTGTTCATCGCAACGATGAGACGCTGAAACGGTTGGCCCGTCTCGACGGCATCGATTTCGCCGACGTCGCGCCGAAGGGCGCGGCGCTGATCGTTGCTGGAGAGACGACGGCGGCTCTGCCGCTTGTGGGCATCATCGACATGGCTGCGGAAAAGCGGCGGCTCGCGAAAGAAATCGAGAAGGCGGACGGCGACCTCAAGAAGATGGAGGCGAAGCTTTCCAATCCACAGTTCATGGAGCGGGCGAAAGAGGAAGCCATCGAGGAAGCGAAAGAGCGCAAGGCCGAACTCGAGGCCGAGATCAAGCGCTTCTCGGCCGCCCTGAAACGGCTGGAGGATGCGGCCTAG
- a CDS encoding DUF2939 domain-containing protein codes for MKSLCVAVVLTLLAAVVYVGAPFVTAWNIREAVRNGNSAYLTTAIEWPSVRETLKPSIATAALDLPNPDQPSAEPPSLWQRAKAYWGHGAVNRLVDSYVTPEGLPQLFTMHKAYRNYVSGDDGTNTLPILERISRAWSRVKRAEFTGLTTFEIDMADKNDPTRLYLGKLELTHVGWKLTALRLKFLTTANSTVQNFADIQGAL; via the coding sequence ATGAAATCGCTTTGCGTCGCTGTCGTGCTTACGCTCCTGGCCGCCGTCGTCTACGTCGGCGCGCCGTTCGTCACGGCGTGGAATATTCGCGAAGCCGTGCGCAACGGTAATTCCGCATATCTTACGACCGCAATCGAATGGCCGAGCGTGCGCGAAACGCTGAAGCCCTCGATCGCAACGGCGGCTCTTGACTTGCCAAATCCCGATCAGCCGTCTGCCGAACCCCCAAGCCTTTGGCAAAGGGCGAAAGCCTACTGGGGCCATGGCGCCGTCAATCGCCTCGTCGATTCCTACGTGACGCCGGAAGGCCTGCCGCAGCTCTTCACGATGCACAAGGCATATCGCAACTACGTCTCGGGAGACGACGGAACGAACACGCTTCCGATCCTGGAACGCATCTCGCGCGCCTGGTCGCGCGTCAAGCGCGCCGAGTTCACCGGCCTCACGACCTTCGAGATCGACATGGCGGACAAGAACGATCCGACACGCCTCTATCTCGGCAAACTCGAGTTGACGCATGTCGGCTGGAAGCTGACGGCGCTGCGGCTCAAATTTCTGACGACGGCCAATAGCACGGTCCAAAACTTCGCCGACATTCAAGGCGCGCTTTAG
- a CDS encoding M48 family metallopeptidase, which yields MRRVCAEGKYPDLFPMPPSDRTNAGPNRYYCRFTAGRSSSPVDGTATLAISGVEINLGPGHPKRLWHYDRLKTLEPVRPNAIDVLLSSPGEPGASLFVQGARFAADLTGYAPHLTARAARWRNWRWGLLLAAVVALAVAASFAAGWSPLKSFAAALPDSWRQRLGDTARESMTEGHKQCVDANGVAALSQLAARLSKAAPEGISFSVRVYDWPLMNAFAVPGGQIVLTKGLIDKAESPDEVAGVLAHEMGHGIEMHPETGIIRSIGLAAAVEVMLGGGGLANAGLMLAQLGYSRGAEHQADLDALQLLKGAGIAPKGLAGFFMRVTKMEAENSGGAKSGAFAWLRTHPPAAERAKLVREQPDYPATPALDEQSWEELKSICKTTIGPQKPENGD from the coding sequence GTGCGGCGTGTCTGCGCCGAAGGTAAATACCCGGACCTCTTCCCGATGCCGCCAAGTGACAGGACGAATGCCGGCCCCAACCGGTATTATTGCCGCTTCACCGCCGGACGATCATCCTCGCCTGTGGATGGGACGGCGACGCTGGCCATCAGTGGGGTCGAAATCAATCTTGGGCCCGGTCATCCAAAGCGACTCTGGCACTACGACAGACTCAAGACATTGGAGCCGGTGCGTCCGAACGCGATCGATGTGCTTCTGTCCTCGCCAGGGGAACCAGGCGCATCGCTGTTCGTGCAGGGCGCCCGGTTCGCCGCAGATCTGACGGGCTATGCCCCGCATCTGACCGCGCGCGCTGCCCGCTGGCGCAATTGGAGGTGGGGGCTGCTCCTCGCCGCAGTCGTCGCATTGGCGGTTGCAGCGAGCTTCGCCGCCGGCTGGAGTCCGCTCAAATCGTTTGCAGCGGCGCTGCCCGATAGCTGGCGCCAGCGGCTCGGCGATACTGCGCGCGAGTCGATGACGGAAGGGCACAAGCAATGCGTCGATGCCAACGGCGTCGCCGCACTCTCGCAACTTGCTGCGCGGCTTTCAAAAGCCGCGCCGGAAGGCATCTCCTTCAGCGTCCGCGTCTACGATTGGCCGCTGATGAATGCCTTTGCCGTTCCCGGAGGCCAGATCGTTCTGACCAAGGGGTTGATCGACAAAGCCGAAAGCCCTGACGAAGTCGCCGGCGTTCTGGCGCATGAGATGGGCCACGGAATCGAGATGCATCCCGAGACGGGTATCATTCGCAGCATCGGTCTTGCGGCGGCCGTGGAGGTTATGCTGGGCGGGGGCGGCCTTGCAAATGCCGGTCTGATGCTGGCGCAGCTTGGCTACTCGCGCGGTGCCGAGCATCAGGCCGACCTCGACGCGCTTCAATTGCTCAAGGGCGCCGGCATCGCGCCGAAGGGACTCGCCGGTTTCTTCATGCGCGTGACCAAGATGGAGGCGGAGAACTCAGGCGGCGCAAAGAGCGGCGCATTCGCTTGGCTGCGCACGCATCCGCCGGCCGCCGAACGGGCAAAGCTCGTCCGCGAGCAGCCCGATTACCCCGCAACGCCGGCGCTCGACGAGCAGTCCTGGGAGGAGCTGAAGTCGATCTGCAAAACGACGATCGGACCGCAAAAGCCGGAAAACGGGGATTGA
- the ilvD gene encoding dihydroxy-acid dehydratase: MDAKTFDKSKLPSRHVTEGPSRAPHRSYYYAMGLDEADIKRPFVGVVSCWNEAAPCNISLMRQAQSAKAGVTEAGGTPREFCTITVTDGIAMGHQGMKSSLVSREVIADSIELTMRGHCYDALIGIAGCDKSLPGIMMSMLRLNVPSVFMYGGSILPGKFKGHDVTVVDVFEGVGMHSAGKMSTAELHELECVACPSAGSCGGQFTANTMACVSEAIGLALPGSAGAPAPYESRDAYAAESGKAVMRLIADGIRPRDICTRKAFENAAIVVAATGGSTNGALHLPAMAHEVGIDFDLFDVAEIFRKTPYIADLKPGGQYVAKDVYDIGGVPQILKALLEGGVLHGDCLTVTGKTLAQNLENVKFNRDQKVVFPVSNPISPTGGVVGLKGSLAPDGAIVKVAGLKTHQFRGPARCFDCEEDAFQAVEERNYKEGEVIVIRYEGPKGGPGMREMLSTTAALYGQGVGDKVALITDGRFSGGTRGLCIGHVGPEAAVGGPIGLLKDGDIIVIDTEKGTLDVEVSPEEFERRRKTWKAPANMYQSGALKKFADQVGPARYGAVTHAGGKAEVHCYADI, translated from the coding sequence ATGGACGCCAAGACGTTCGATAAGTCGAAATTGCCGAGCCGCCACGTTACGGAAGGTCCATCGCGGGCGCCGCACCGTTCTTACTATTACGCGATGGGCCTCGATGAGGCCGACATCAAACGTCCGTTCGTCGGCGTCGTCTCTTGCTGGAATGAGGCTGCTCCCTGCAACATTTCTCTGATGCGCCAGGCGCAGTCGGCCAAGGCCGGCGTCACCGAAGCAGGCGGCACGCCGCGCGAGTTTTGCACGATCACCGTCACCGACGGCATCGCGATGGGCCATCAGGGCATGAAGTCGAGCCTCGTGTCGCGCGAAGTCATCGCCGATTCGATCGAGCTCACGATGCGCGGTCATTGCTACGATGCACTCATCGGTATCGCAGGTTGCGACAAGAGCCTGCCCGGCATCATGATGTCGATGCTCCGCCTCAACGTGCCGAGCGTCTTCATGTACGGCGGCTCGATTCTGCCGGGAAAATTCAAGGGTCACGACGTGACGGTGGTCGACGTCTTCGAGGGTGTCGGCATGCACTCCGCCGGGAAAATGTCGACGGCGGAGCTTCACGAGCTGGAATGCGTCGCGTGCCCGTCGGCGGGCTCTTGCGGCGGCCAGTTCACGGCCAACACTATGGCCTGCGTTTCCGAGGCGATCGGGCTCGCGCTGCCGGGTTCGGCGGGCGCACCGGCGCCTTATGAAAGTCGGGACGCTTACGCGGCCGAAAGCGGCAAGGCCGTCATGCGTCTGATCGCCGACGGCATCCGTCCGCGCGATATCTGCACGAGGAAGGCGTTCGAGAATGCGGCCATCGTCGTCGCCGCGACGGGAGGCTCGACCAACGGAGCGCTGCATCTTCCAGCGATGGCGCATGAGGTCGGCATCGATTTCGACCTCTTTGACGTCGCCGAGATTTTCCGCAAGACGCCTTACATCGCCGACCTGAAGCCGGGCGGCCAGTATGTTGCGAAAGACGTCTACGATATCGGCGGCGTGCCGCAGATCCTGAAAGCGCTGCTCGAAGGCGGCGTCCTGCACGGCGACTGCCTGACTGTGACCGGAAAGACGCTCGCGCAGAATCTCGAGAACGTCAAATTCAACCGCGATCAGAAAGTCGTATTTCCGGTTTCCAATCCGATCTCGCCGACGGGCGGCGTGGTTGGACTCAAGGGTTCGCTGGCGCCCGATGGCGCGATCGTGAAGGTCGCTGGCCTCAAGACGCACCAATTCCGCGGACCGGCGCGGTGCTTCGACTGCGAGGAGGATGCGTTCCAAGCCGTCGAAGAACGCAACTACAAGGAAGGCGAGGTGATCGTCATCCGCTACGAAGGGCCGAAGGGCGGTCCGGGCATGCGCGAAATGCTTTCGACGACCGCGGCGCTTTACGGCCAGGGTGTCGGCGACAAGGTGGCGCTTATCACCGACGGACGTTTCTCCGGTGGTACGCGCGGGCTTTGCATCGGACACGTCGGTCCGGAAGCAGCGGTCGGCGGTCCGATCGGGCTTCTGAAAGACGGCGACATTATCGTAATCGATACTGAAAAGGGAACACTCGACGTCGAGGTCAGTCCGGAGGAGTTTGAGCGTCGGCGCAAGACGTGGAAGGCGCCGGCGAACATGTATCAGTCAGGGGCACTGAAAAAATTTGCGGACCAAGTGGGACCGGCCAGGTATGGCGCCGTAACCCATGCGGGAGGAAAGGCGGAAGTGCACTGCTATGCGGATATTTAG
- a CDS encoding tetratricopeptide repeat protein — MRIFRLAVAGSVAVFFAMLGSAFAAGVTFRSPDDAMKQGISAFNGGYYELALPAFEALEATKPQIARFYEARIYGDNEGAYTDHGKAYKIYAQLADELKDVDPDDDELAPIAAKALTAVSMYLRDGVSDAGVRPDVAAADRALQRAALTFNDEDAQFELAKVFLRGEGPEMAGSEDPSSKIENGRHWLSRLSRAGHPGAQAFLADLLWRGKFVQKDQTAALNLIDVAVSNASPSERVWIEDIYQKIFCNAGEGVRLQATGRVADWHKRYGRSPQLRDDKDGLDNLSAEPVRTCANGELVRPMSAPVPTTAVSSQAPIANSVSRPSRTVTIGIGVGASGFAPASGVGGPPVSSGASSGFAPAGAAAPQGEDR; from the coding sequence ATGCGGATATTTAGGCTTGCTGTTGCGGGTAGTGTCGCAGTCTTCTTCGCCATGCTCGGCTCGGCATTCGCGGCCGGCGTGACGTTCCGTTCGCCGGACGACGCCATGAAGCAAGGCATCTCTGCGTTCAACGGCGGGTATTACGAGCTGGCACTCCCGGCGTTCGAAGCGCTGGAAGCGACGAAGCCGCAGATTGCGCGCTTTTATGAAGCGCGCATCTACGGCGACAACGAAGGTGCCTACACCGACCACGGCAAAGCCTACAAAATCTATGCGCAGCTTGCCGATGAGCTGAAGGATGTCGATCCCGACGACGATGAGTTGGCGCCCATCGCCGCCAAAGCATTGACGGCGGTGTCGATGTATCTTCGCGACGGTGTCAGCGACGCCGGCGTTCGTCCGGACGTTGCGGCCGCCGACCGGGCGTTGCAGCGTGCCGCCCTGACGTTCAACGACGAGGACGCGCAGTTCGAGCTTGCGAAGGTTTTTCTGCGCGGCGAGGGGCCGGAAATGGCGGGCTCGGAAGATCCATCGAGCAAGATCGAGAACGGCCGTCACTGGCTGTCGCGACTTTCGCGGGCCGGGCATCCGGGCGCTCAAGCCTTTCTTGCCGACCTTCTCTGGCGCGGCAAGTTCGTACAAAAGGATCAGACAGCCGCCCTCAACCTGATCGACGTCGCAGTCTCGAATGCTTCGCCCAGCGAACGAGTCTGGATCGAGGACATCTACCAGAAGATTTTCTGCAATGCGGGCGAAGGCGTTCGCCTGCAAGCGACGGGGCGGGTGGCCGATTGGCACAAACGTTACGGTCGAAGCCCGCAACTGCGTGACGACAAGGACGGACTCGACAATCTGTCTGCCGAGCCTGTCAGAACGTGCGCGAACGGCGAACTCGTGCGCCCGATGTCTGCGCCGGTTCCTACGACTGCGGTTTCATCTCAGGCTCCAATCGCGAATTCGGTTTCACGGCCGAGCCGTACGGTCACGATTGGGATCGGTGTCGGTGCGTCGGGCTTTGCTCCGGCGTCCGGCGTCGGAGGACCGCCCGTTTCGAGTGGAGCTTCGAGCGGCTTTGCTCCGGCCGGTGCGGCCGCGCCTCAAGGCGAAGACCGCTAA
- the xth gene encoding exodeoxyribonuclease III, with product MILTTWNINGVKARLESALTYLRQHSPDVVCLQEIKSVDDAFPTPDFQDLGYNVATNGQKGFNGVAILSKSPLEDVVRGLPGDDSDQHARWIEASVPLGNRMMRVVSLYLPNGNPIGTEKFAYKLAWMTRMRRRAEQLLEDEMPLVLAGDFNVIPESVDAKRPAAWVNDALFQSESRAAWRTLVNEGFTDATRACHPGPGVYTFWDYQAGAFQKDDGIRIDHILLSSQAADLLVSSGIDRATRAQEKPSDHVPVWIKLAA from the coding sequence ATGATCCTCACCACGTGGAACATCAACGGCGTTAAAGCCCGGCTCGAGTCGGCGCTGACGTATTTGCGCCAGCATTCTCCGGACGTCGTCTGTCTCCAGGAGATCAAATCCGTCGACGACGCATTTCCGACGCCGGATTTTCAGGACCTCGGCTATAACGTCGCGACGAACGGCCAGAAGGGTTTCAACGGCGTTGCGATTCTCTCGAAGTCGCCCCTCGAAGACGTTGTTCGCGGCCTTCCCGGTGATGACTCGGACCAGCACGCACGCTGGATCGAGGCTTCGGTTCCGCTGGGCAACCGCATGATGCGGGTCGTGTCGCTTTACCTGCCGAACGGCAATCCGATCGGAACCGAAAAATTTGCCTACAAGCTCGCCTGGATGACCCGCATGCGCCGGCGCGCCGAGCAATTGCTCGAAGATGAAATGCCGCTCGTCCTTGCGGGAGACTTCAACGTCATTCCGGAATCCGTCGATGCCAAGCGGCCTGCCGCCTGGGTGAACGACGCGCTGTTTCAATCGGAGAGCCGCGCCGCGTGGCGGACGCTGGTGAACGAAGGTTTCACGGACGCAACGCGCGCTTGCCATCCCGGTCCAGGCGTCTACACGTTCTGGGATTATCAGGCGGGCGCTTTCCAGAAAGACGACGGCATCCGCATCGACCACATCCTGCTTTCGAGCCAGGCGGCCGATTTGCTCGTTTCATCAGGAATCGACCGTGCGACACGGGCGCAGGAGAAGCCGTCCGATCACGTCCCGGTCTGGATCAAGCTCGCCGCTTAG
- the erpA gene encoding iron-sulfur cluster insertion protein ErpA: MTVTVTEQAATRISEIAGSEPGSPVLRVSVEGGGCSGFQYKFDLVDARADDDFVIERNGAVVVIDPISLQYMEGAEIDFVDDLIGAAFKIKNPVASASCGCGTSFSI, encoded by the coding sequence ATGACCGTCACCGTAACCGAACAAGCTGCAACGCGAATCTCCGAGATCGCCGGGAGCGAACCGGGATCACCCGTTTTGCGGGTCTCGGTCGAGGGCGGCGGTTGCTCCGGGTTTCAGTACAAATTCGATCTGGTCGACGCGCGCGCCGACGACGATTTCGTCATCGAACGGAATGGCGCAGTCGTCGTCATCGATCCGATCTCGCTGCAGTACATGGAAGGGGCCGAGATCGACTTCGTCGACGATCTGATCGGGGCTGCCTTCAAAATCAAGAATCCGGTCGCGAGCGCATCCTGCGGCTGCGGCACCAGCTTCTCGATCTGA
- a CDS encoding deoxyguanosinetriphosphate triphosphohydrolase, which translates to MPTRLKPGAEVADYGQKLRPGERAPAPYAASAVPTRGRLHAEPNCTTRSPFQRDRDRVLHSSAFRRLAYKTQVFLPHEGDHYRTRLTHTLEVAQIARTIARQLRLDEDLAETIALAHDLGHSPFGHAGERALDKAMSDFGGFDHNAQSVRVVTKLERKYLAFDGLNLTWETLEGLVKHNGPLVKPGSPVAKVARHLDDWCSLALDKWASAEAQVASLADDIAYLSHDIDDGLRAGLISLDALSETPLVGRIVREVVNLDRDAETGRSIYEITRRMITVMVADVIEESRRRLAALAPASDNDVRAAGGATVAFSEHMTGDLARLRRFLFKSVYHHRKVLDVMERAEQIVRELFARYNADPASLPEDWREAFLTLDPHGRARLACDFLAGQTDRYAIAEYRRLFDATAELR; encoded by the coding sequence ATGCCAACCAGGTTAAAGCCGGGTGCCGAGGTAGCAGATTATGGGCAAAAGCTGCGCCCGGGCGAGCGCGCGCCGGCGCCATATGCCGCGAGCGCGGTGCCGACGCGAGGCCGGCTTCATGCCGAGCCGAACTGTACAACACGCAGCCCCTTCCAGCGCGACCGGGACCGTGTGCTGCATTCCTCGGCGTTCCGGCGGCTTGCGTACAAAACCCAGGTTTTCCTGCCGCACGAGGGCGACCATTACCGCACGCGCCTGACACATACGCTGGAAGTCGCGCAGATCGCACGCACAATCGCCCGGCAGTTGCGGCTTGATGAGGATCTCGCCGAGACGATCGCGCTGGCGCACGATCTGGGCCACTCGCCGTTCGGTCATGCGGGCGAACGTGCGCTCGACAAGGCCATGAGCGACTTCGGCGGCTTCGATCACAACGCTCAGTCGGTCCGCGTCGTCACGAAACTCGAGCGCAAATATCTGGCGTTCGACGGGCTCAACCTGACGTGGGAGACCCTCGAAGGGCTCGTCAAGCACAATGGTCCGCTGGTGAAGCCCGGTTCGCCGGTCGCCAAAGTCGCGCGCCATCTTGACGACTGGTGTTCACTTGCGCTCGACAAGTGGGCGTCGGCGGAAGCGCAGGTCGCGAGCCTTGCCGATGACATTGCTTATCTTTCGCACGACATCGACGACGGGCTGCGCGCGGGGCTGATCTCGCTTGACGCTTTGTCTGAAACGCCGCTCGTGGGTCGCATCGTACGCGAGGTGGTGAACCTCGATAGAGATGCCGAAACAGGGCGATCGATCTACGAGATCACGCGGCGGATGATCACTGTCATGGTCGCCGATGTGATCGAGGAAAGTCGGCGGCGGCTTGCGGCCCTCGCGCCGGCCTCGGACAACGATGTTCGCGCCGCGGGCGGTGCGACCGTCGCGTTCTCCGAGCATATGACCGGGGATCTCGCGCGGCTTCGGCGCTTTCTGTTCAAGTCCGTCTATCATCATCGCAAGGTGCTCGACGTGATGGAGCGTGCCGAGCAGATCGTTCGCGAACTTTTCGCTCGCTATAACGCCGATCCAGCTTCTCTGCCTGAGGACTGGCGCGAAGCCTTTTTAACCCTCGATCCGCACGGTCGGGCGCGCCTCGCGTGCGACTTCCTCGCAGGGCAGACTGACCGCTACGCCATTGCCGAATACCGCCGATTGTTTGACGCCACAGCAGAACTGCGATAG